CACAATCACAGCCCTTTAGAGCAGTTTTAGACTGCTCTAGCAGGTCCGTCCTTACGTCCTCTGCCCCCACATGCCCATCCCCACTGGAGTGGGATGCTTTTTACACTAGCACCTTGTTGTCAGCCAAGGTCCCTGGCTTATATTAGGGTTCACTGTTGGTGTTGCACGTCCTATAGGCTTTGACAAAtttataatgacatgtatccaccattatagtatcaCATATGCTTAAAATCCTCTGagcactttgttttgttttttctttctctttttcttttttggtactagggattgaacctagtgaagccagatttaaagttaggtagtcagtgtagttaggtaaatcgggtctaataccgagtgaaatctaaaatggaggccatgttgggaatgactcagggaaaacaggacaactcatggaatgttaataaaggccctaggccaaagtccacctggaagaaatgttaatgaacatcccccaacagatttgaagacagcccatcccaaagaagtgttaatgaagcccaggatacagcccccaacagatttggagatagcccatcccaaagaaatgttaatgaacagcaaacttgactcggaaatgaccagattacttctttgtcccaaacccttcccacctacattccatcaccaaacctataaaaaggggaacacattgcccgctaactggattccaccttttgggtccccttcttcctccgggagaagtcttttcttctgtcctttaataaatttctaatttccaataaatttctaatttctactctgaccttgcctcggcgtgcttctttggtgttattcttcaacatcggggagcaagaactcgtcactgagccacatccccagccctttgcatattttatttagagacaggacctcactgagttgcttagggcttcactaagatgctgaagctggctttgaattcatgatcctccacCTCAGCATACGGAGCCACTAGGTTTACAGGCGGGTGCCACTATGACCAGCAAGCACTTTGTTTTCTAATGTGCTTTTATAAACTTGATCTGAAGCGCACCATAGTCAAAACAGGTGAGCAAGGCAGGATAACATTTCTTGTCAATTCCATATACATGCAGACTGAGACTCAGAGTGTTACTGActgaggtcacagagctagttACTAACTGAACCAGTACTCTATTTTGGCCTCTGGTCACCTGACAAGGTGTTTCCCCCATCATGCTGCTTCTCTAACCTGTCTACCAATCTGGTTCCCCCATCCATCACTTAGTGCCCCATCCTTTCAACTCAGGCCTCTCCATATTGGAGGAAGGTCTGAGATGCGAGTCTTGGCTGCACCTGCATTCTTCCCACCCAGAGACTCAGGCTGCTCTTTTTCTTCCAGTCTAAGatatgccgcagtccggctgcagcaaaataacggggggtggggggggtgggggggggttgtggtgtgtgtgtgacacgaataacttctgtagattgatgcagcaggagtaggagccctttattgtagggcaacagagctatttatacattttgcacagcttatcttaattagcataaactagatacatcagtcaaccaataaggaatctccacacttaatggctcacttttgttacttctcaaaccactccctctgacattttgccaggcaccatccagacttgtttacgaactctaacattcctctggcaaaataccaggtgttatttttgacttatttacagaccttaacaaagaTAGAAAGGGGATGCCAGTCACACCAGAGGTGAGGACTTAGGGAGATCAGGCTGCTTGGTTTCCTCCGTTTATAAGAGACTATGGCAGAAATAAGACGGTCTGtgagtgtgtacatgtgtgttccTTGCTTATGAGGACGTTGAGGAGGGGCAGTGGGCCAGGACAAGAAGTGTCCAGGAGTTTCCTGGTCAGTCCTTTGGCCCATGACACGTCTTCTTTAAGCCTATGTGGGCGAGTGTGTGGTGGGCTGTCTGTGGCACAGCTGTGTGTTCACATTTGCCCCCGTGTTGTGTACTGTGTTTGTGGCAGGGCCTAATAGTGGGTGGACATTTCTTTGTCTGTCCTTTGTATTTAGcacttggaaaaaatatatatttatggtgctggggtatagctcagtgacagagcccttgcctagaatgtgcaaggtcctgggttcaactgctcacacttaaaaaaaaaaagtatcttgaCTTCTTTGTAACCCCATACTTTCATATTTTGGTGTTTTAATAGTCATCTGTcaggaaaaacagagaagaaaccACTGATGGGGCTTTCCTCCTGGGAATGGGACTGAAAGTCTCAGGACTCTATGCATACTCTCTTGTtctatttgaactttttttttttttgtcatgtatCTGTATTATTTTCATGATAACACAAAGGGGAAATCCTAAGTATCTCTGGTGAGCAAAGTGTGTGTGCCCATCTCCCTGAAGAAACTGCTTCTATCCACCTGCATAATTATTCTAGAGCAGAGCAGATTGGGAGGGATGTCAAATGTGTCCTTAACAAATATTTGACAAATGttttctgtgtgccaggcacagttcTAGAAGTCACACATACAGTGAAGATGCAAACAATTCCTTCCCTCCTGGGGAATTATATTCTACCAGGTGAAGCTagacacaaaacaaaattaatcgtGGTACACGAAGAAGGGAAGGCAGAAAAGGCTGATAGAGAGTAATGGGGTTAGAGGCTGCCATATTGAATAGGGTGGCCTGGAAAGCTGACAAGTGAACACAGatttgaagaaggaaaagacTTGAAGGAGGTAAAGAATGAGCCAGGAATCCAGCTGCCGGGCAGAGTCCTGGGCAGAGGGACAGCAAATGCAAAGGCTGTGAAGGCAAGGGGTATGGCTGGCACGCTTGAGGAGCAGCCCGGAAGCCGGCGAGGCTACAGAGTAGTGGGAGCTGGAGTTAGGGAGACAAGTGGGTGACCAAACCACGTGGGACCTGTGGGCCTCTCGGTTTTTACCCCAGGTGAGACTCTGGAGTGTTCTGGGCAGGGAGGGTCACAGTTCTCAGTCTGTTCACGTGTGTTCAATGTGCTGAGTGGAAACCGTGGTGAGGCAGGCGCAGAGCAGGGCGCAAGGAGAGAGGGGGTAGGGCGTGGGCAGGGTGGCGGTGGGCGTCAGGTTCTGGAAATATTTGGGAGAACCGGCTGCAGTGGCCCATGGGTGGGTGGAGGGTTTGAGAATAAGGAAACAGTCCAGAAGGGCCCAGAGGCGTGGGTTCCCAAGAGGGCCTAGCCGGGTCGTCCCCCTCGCGGCCCACTCGATCCCTTTTCCAGGGTCACGTGGTCGCGGCAGGCGCCCCCTGGCGCGGGAAGCAGCGCGCGGCGGCGGCGATGGCAGCGGCTGGGGCGCGGGGGCGCGGGGAGCCGGTGGAGCCGGGCGCACCGGGCCGCCGGGCCCTGTACTTCTGCGGGAGCATCCGTGGCGGACGCGAGGACCGGGCTTTGTACGCGCGGATCGTATCCCGGCTGCGGCGCTTCGGGGCAGTGCTCACCGAGCACATGGCGGCTGCCGAGCTAGGCGCGCGTGGTGAGGCTCCGGGGGCGCGGGCTGCGGGGAGGCAGACCTGGGGACAGGCTGGCGAGAGACGGGCCCGGCCCCAGCCTCTTACGGCCACTGCACGCCCCACCCTCCTGCCCGGCGCTCGGTCCAGCGCCCCCGCCCTAGAAGGAACCCGGGTGGGCGCAGGCGGCGTCTGCCCCAGTACACTGCAGTGAGACACCAGTCCTAGCATTAGGCTCTCTTACTTCGGTCCCTTGAACTCTCTTCAGCCCCCTCCCGGGCGCTTTTTGGCGAAGAGCTGAAGGTAGACAGATTGGGCTACTTCTCCCAGCTCATGTCCCACTTCGCCCGCGGGTCCTCTGCCCCGCCTCCCCGCTTTCTAAGAATCAGCCCTCCCTTTGACCCGACAGACCCTACTTTTCTCAACCACCCTCTCCTGAGCCACCTTCAGCCCGAATGACCTCTTTTCAGGCTGTTATCAAAGTGATGCTGAGTGAAAGATCCCGGAAGCTGATCTTTCTAAAGCCAAGTTTTGATACGTTGGTCTGGAATCTCACCATCCTTCCAGTTTGTTCCTTCTGCCCAGATAACTTTTAGTGATTCCACCTCCCTTACCCAAGAGCAAGGCCATGATTTGTGGGACCTAATGCAATTTTTGGagaccttttaaaaaacaaaaatctcaaaaccAAATTGCTAGGGAATTAGAAAAGGTCTGTGCAAGTTAGGGATCCTGAAAGCTCAAGGTCCACTAGCTCCATTGGGCCTACTTGTCTGGTAGTTCTGGAGCTTTAGTGTGCTCAAGTGTCATGAGGGagtttgtttaaaatgtaatctATCAATCACCAGTCTGATTAAAGCCTTTGAATAAGATAAAGCCTTTGAATCTGTTTTTAACAAGCTGTCCAGTGGTTCTGATGCCTCTAGATGTGAGCCTCACCATTTAATCAAGCAGGAAGCAGCAGTCCTTACCCTCTGTGCCCATGAACTTTTGTCTAGCCACTTGGTTCCACAATGTTAGTCCTTCCTATATCTTCATGTGCCCTAATCACACATTGCCACCTTGCACAGGgttgagtggaaaaaaaaaaacatatagtaGTTGATCACCCCTTTTGACAGGCTCCTTGTATTGGACAGGCCCTTGAGGTTCTCCCTCACAGAGTAGGGTGGTCAGAGAGTCATCAAGGGCAATAGAAAGTTACTGTGAGCCAGGATGGGGAGCATCATTGACCAGCTTTTCTTTGACCTTAGGAGAAGAGGCTGCTGGGGGCGACAGGCTCATCCATGAGCGAGACTTGGCCTGGCTGCAGCAGGCAGATGGTGAGTGACCTCCCTTCCACCTAAAAGCTCCCCTGGAATGTTAGCTTCCTGGGGACATCCTAGCCTCCTCACTACAGCCAACTGTTATCCTTTGCTTACAAGCGCAAGGGCCCCAGGTATTAAGCCCTAATCTCATATTTCTTCCAGTGGTCGTGGCTGAAGTGACACAGCCATCCTTGGGTGTAGGCTATGAGCTGGGCCGGGCTGTGGCCCTCAATAAGCAAATCCTGTGCCTGTTTCGCCCACAGTCTGGCCGAGGTGAGTACTCCAAGCCCTAGACAGCTACCCCTGTCACTCCCCAGCTTTCTGTAGGTCCAGCCTCAGCTCCTTCCTTAGTAAGCTCTGAGCACAGTGCTTTTCCCCAGTGAGTTAGGGCAggaaacgggggggggggggccgcTACGGGGGTTAGGGGGGTTTAAAAGGGAGGCAGCTtcactttcccttccctccccagtgCTTTCAGCCATGATCCGGGGAGCAGCAGATGGCTCAAGGTTCCAGGTGTGGGACTACGAAGAGGGAGAGGTGGAAGCCATTCTGGATCGATACTTTGAGGCTGATCCTCCTGAGCAGGTGGCTGTCTCTGATGACCCAACTGCCTGACTTAAGCCCACTTTACTAAAACCTTCTGACTGAAACTGCTGTAGTTATCATTCCTGCCTTTAGCCCAGTAGCAAATTaaaagaattgtttaaaattctATGGTTTTGTCTGTATTTTGGTGGGGATGGAGCAAGTCTTTGGTCATATCCCCACCCCCCCGCATTTCATTTCAAGGTAGAGAGAGACCCTTT
Above is a genomic segment from Urocitellus parryii isolate mUroPar1 chromosome 8, mUroPar1.hap1, whole genome shotgun sequence containing:
- the Dnph1 gene encoding 5-hydroxymethyl-dUMP N-hydrolase; its protein translation is MAAAGARGRGEPVEPGAPGRRALYFCGSIRGGREDRALYARIVSRLRRFGAVLTEHMAAAELGARGEEAAGGDRLIHERDLAWLQQADVVVAEVTQPSLGVGYELGRAVALNKQILCLFRPQSGRVLSAMIRGAADGSRFQVWDYEEGEVEAILDRYFEADPPEQVAVSDDPTA